The Virgibacillus sp. MSP4-1 genome has a segment encoding these proteins:
- the rocF gene encoding arginase, which yields MNKHISLIGVPMDLGQNRRGVDMGPSAIRYAGIMDRLEKLNYMIEDLGDIDIPNTENRTDDKGLKNLEEVSEGNIRLTSVVDEAAAKGYFPLVLGGDHSIAIGTLAGIAKHAENLGVIWYDAHGDLNTGETSPSGNIHGMPLAVSLGIGNEKLTQIGNYAPKLRPENIVIVGARSLDEGEKKLLKDQGIKVYTMHEVDRLGMTQVMNDTIEYLKERTDQVHLSLDLDGLDPQDAPGVGTPVVGGLSFRESHLAMEMLAEADIVTSAEFVEVNPILDEKNKTASVAVDLMGSLFGEKLL from the coding sequence ATGAACAAACATATATCATTGATAGGGGTGCCGATGGATTTGGGCCAAAATCGGCGTGGGGTTGATATGGGTCCCAGTGCCATCAGGTATGCGGGAATTATGGATCGTCTTGAAAAACTGAATTATATGATAGAAGACTTAGGAGATATTGATATCCCTAATACGGAAAACCGTACTGATGATAAGGGGCTGAAAAATTTAGAAGAAGTATCAGAAGGAAATATTCGCCTGACCAGTGTTGTGGATGAAGCAGCAGCAAAAGGTTATTTTCCCTTAGTTTTGGGAGGTGACCATAGTATTGCTATTGGTACCCTTGCAGGGATTGCCAAGCATGCCGAAAACCTCGGAGTCATCTGGTATGATGCCCATGGAGATTTAAATACCGGAGAAACGTCCCCATCAGGAAATATTCACGGAATGCCGCTTGCGGTCAGTTTAGGGATAGGAAATGAAAAACTGACTCAAATCGGAAATTATGCTCCGAAATTACGTCCGGAAAACATCGTTATTGTAGGAGCAAGGTCTTTGGATGAGGGAGAAAAGAAGCTCTTAAAGGATCAAGGAATAAAGGTGTACACGATGCATGAAGTAGACCGGCTGGGTATGACTCAAGTAATGAATGATACAATTGAATATTTGAAGGAGCGAACAGATCAGGTTCATTTAAGTCTGGATCTGGATGGATTAGATCCACAGGATGCACCGGGAGTAGGGACGCCTGTGGTTGGCGGGCTGAGTTTCAGAGAAAGTCACCTGGCCATGGAAATGCTCGCGGAAGCAGATATTGTTACCTCAGCAGAATTTGTGGAGGTAAATCCAATATTAGATGAAAAAAATAAAACAGCCTCTGTAGCCGTTGATTTAATGGGTTCTTTATTTGGGGAAAAATTGTTATAA
- the sigW gene encoding RNA polymerase sigma factor SigW, whose translation METIIKQKVRQVKKGDQSAFEDIVNFYQNKVIQICYRMLGNLHEAEDIAQEAFVRAYTNIQSFDEKRKFSTWLYRIATNLSIDRIRKRKPDFYLDAEVKGTEGLTMYSQLSMDEPLPEEKVESMELNDYIQRQILSLPEKYRSVISLRYVDDLSLQEISEALEMPMGTVKTRIHRGREALRKKLRDL comes from the coding sequence ATGGAAACGATAATTAAACAAAAAGTTCGGCAGGTTAAAAAAGGAGATCAATCCGCATTTGAAGATATCGTTAACTTTTACCAAAATAAAGTTATCCAGATATGCTATCGAATGCTCGGAAATTTACATGAAGCAGAAGATATAGCCCAGGAAGCGTTTGTGAGAGCATATACAAACATCCAATCCTTTGACGAAAAACGTAAATTTTCCACCTGGTTATATCGAATTGCAACAAATTTATCGATAGATCGAATAAGAAAAAGGAAGCCAGATTTTTATTTAGATGCCGAAGTTAAAGGAACAGAAGGATTAACGATGTATTCACAGCTTTCTATGGATGAACCCTTACCAGAGGAAAAAGTAGAAAGTATGGAGCTTAATGATTACATTCAAAGACAAATTTTATCCTTACCGGAAAAATATCGATCGGTTATTTCCCTTCGCTATGTCGATGATTTATCATTGCAGGAAATTAGTGAAGCGCTGGAGATGCCAATGGGGACAGTTAAAACTCGAATACATCGGGGAAGAGAAGCTTTACGGAAAAAGCTTCGCGATTTGTAA
- a CDS encoding anti-sigma factor has product MSCSKRYIELMHKYLDHEILKDEEDELKQHLMQCESCQSHFHELKRTEALLESPSHVQAPNDFVQQVMNKLPREKKSVSYRKWLKAHPIFTAAAIFFILMFSSVVSQWSQDGQLTVSKQEGIVIEDDTVIIPEGRTISGDLVVKNGDVQIEGKLQGNLVLINGELKNRNALRASAGEVTGQIEEVNQVFEWIWYHLKEVSSDIIP; this is encoded by the coding sequence TTGAGCTGTTCAAAGCGCTATATTGAATTAATGCATAAATATCTGGATCATGAAATTCTGAAGGATGAAGAGGATGAGCTAAAACAGCATTTGATGCAATGTGAGTCCTGTCAATCACACTTTCATGAATTAAAGCGAACGGAAGCGCTGCTTGAGAGTCCTTCTCATGTGCAAGCTCCGAACGACTTTGTACAACAGGTCATGAATAAACTTCCAAGGGAGAAGAAATCAGTAAGTTACAGAAAATGGCTGAAGGCGCACCCGATTTTCACCGCAGCTGCTATCTTTTTTATTCTGATGTTTTCCAGTGTTGTGTCCCAGTGGAGCCAGGATGGACAATTGACGGTTTCAAAGCAGGAAGGGATTGTTATTGAAGATGATACGGTTATTATCCCGGAAGGCCGGACAATCAGTGGAGACCTGGTTGTGAAAAATGGAGATGTGCAAATTGAAGGAAAACTGCAAGGCAATCTTGTATTGATTAATGGGGAATTAAAAAATAGAAATGCTTTACGGGCTTCAGCTGGAGAAGTGACAGGTCAGATTGAGGAAGTAAATCAGGTTTTTGAATGGATCTGGTATCATTTAAAAGAGGTTTCCAGTGATATCATCCCCTAA
- the cdaA gene encoding diadenylate cyclase CdaA: MLDGGFNFVELLRIVVDVTLVWFVLYKLFMLIQGTKAVQLLKGIFVILAIFFGSSLLGLQTVQWLMWQTMMFGPLAIIILFQPELRRALEQLGRGKFFSRNTHSEEEEMKESIEAIIKSCKYMGKRRIGALISIERETGMSDYVETGIKINANLTSELLTNIFIPNTPLHDGAVIIKRNEVIAAACYLPLSESPFISKELGTRHRAALGISEVTDALTIIVSEETGAISCTKNGELHRDLEENALREILTSELNPEFDQTSKSWNWRGKKNG, from the coding sequence ATGCTTGATGGGGGATTTAATTTCGTAGAACTTTTACGAATTGTTGTGGATGTCACCCTCGTATGGTTCGTTTTATATAAATTATTTATGCTGATTCAGGGAACAAAGGCTGTTCAGCTGTTAAAGGGAATATTTGTCATTTTAGCCATTTTTTTCGGCAGCTCCCTCTTAGGGTTGCAGACGGTTCAATGGCTGATGTGGCAAACTATGATGTTTGGTCCTCTCGCCATTATTATTCTCTTTCAGCCGGAATTAAGAAGAGCCTTGGAACAATTGGGTCGGGGAAAATTTTTCTCAAGAAACACACATTCTGAGGAAGAGGAAATGAAGGAGTCAATAGAGGCCATTATTAAATCCTGTAAATATATGGGAAAGCGTCGAATCGGTGCTCTCATATCCATTGAAAGAGAAACCGGTATGAGTGATTATGTGGAAACCGGGATTAAAATTAATGCAAATCTGACGAGCGAACTTTTGACGAATATCTTTATTCCAAATACCCCGTTACATGACGGTGCTGTTATAATTAAAAGAAATGAAGTGATAGCAGCTGCGTGTTACCTTCCGTTGTCTGAAAGCCCCTTTATTTCAAAGGAACTGGGAACGCGCCATCGTGCAGCATTAGGAATCAGTGAAGTAACCGATGCATTAACCATTATTGTATCTGAAGAAACAGGAGCTATTTCCTGTACCAAAAATGGTGAATTGCATCGTGACTTAGAAGAAAATGCATTAAGGGAAATTCTGACGAGCGAGTTAAACCCTGAGTTTGATCAGACATCAAAAAGCTGGAACTGGAGGGGGAAGAAGAATGGATAA
- a CDS encoding YbbR-like domain-containing protein has translation MDKWLKSPWFIRIISLLLAIGLYVSVSLSDNEASALLPKSSSETATMSNIPLQVRIDEEKYVVRGVPQTVNVSIEGSGGIVTTTERVRAFNVFVDLEKLEPGKHDVRVQHQGFSNNLSVNIEPQTIEVVIEERATKEFNTEVDIMNQDQLNEGMILGEPVVDPETVEVTGGKSEVNKIAMVKAIVDLNKIDGKKISIDNAPVKVYDEQGNELNVFVDPSTVQVDIPVEGGQKEVPLSVQTKGELPDGLSLQSISTKPETVTVFGQESLLKDVKEISNLTVDLSSFEKDGSVEIDIPLPSGLTRVEPSTVQAQIDVEETVEKMLEDIPVQVNGLEEGRDITFIEPENQAITVTVMGTEKQLQEITAEDFTATIDVQGYYEGEFDAEIQINGPEGFDYTANFNYARVQIE, from the coding sequence ATGGATAAGTGGCTAAAGTCCCCTTGGTTTATTCGAATCATTTCATTACTTCTGGCTATAGGTTTATATGTATCTGTAAGTTTGAGCGATAATGAAGCGAGTGCATTGCTTCCAAAGAGCTCCAGTGAAACAGCAACGATGAGTAATATTCCTTTACAGGTCCGGATTGATGAGGAGAAATATGTTGTACGAGGGGTTCCTCAAACCGTAAATGTTTCGATTGAGGGATCGGGAGGTATCGTTACGACAACAGAGAGAGTAAGGGCTTTTAATGTATTTGTTGATTTGGAAAAGCTTGAACCTGGTAAACATGATGTGAGGGTTCAGCATCAGGGATTTTCAAACAATTTATCGGTTAATATTGAACCTCAGACCATTGAGGTGGTCATTGAAGAACGAGCAACAAAAGAGTTTAATACAGAAGTAGATATCATGAATCAGGATCAGTTAAATGAAGGCATGATCTTGGGTGAACCTGTTGTTGACCCGGAAACGGTGGAAGTAACGGGAGGAAAATCCGAGGTTAATAAAATAGCGATGGTAAAAGCCATTGTAGACCTGAATAAAATAGATGGAAAAAAAATTAGTATTGATAACGCCCCTGTTAAGGTCTATGATGAGCAGGGGAATGAGCTGAACGTTTTTGTAGACCCATCAACTGTACAAGTTGATATTCCGGTTGAGGGGGGACAAAAAGAGGTCCCATTATCCGTCCAGACAAAAGGAGAACTTCCGGATGGATTAAGCCTGCAATCCATATCAACCAAACCTGAAACGGTCACTGTTTTTGGACAGGAATCCCTGCTGAAAGATGTAAAAGAGATTTCAAACTTAACGGTGGATCTGTCATCCTTTGAGAAGGATGGCTCGGTTGAAATAGATATTCCTCTGCCATCAGGGTTAACAAGAGTGGAACCGTCCACTGTACAAGCCCAAATTGACGTGGAGGAAACCGTTGAAAAAATGCTGGAGGACATACCTGTTCAGGTAAATGGTTTGGAAGAAGGCCGTGATATTACGTTTATTGAGCCTGAAAACCAGGCCATCACAGTTACGGTAATGGGTACTGAGAAGCAGCTTCAGGAAATTACAGCGGAGGACTTTACTGCTACGATCGATGTACAGGGTTATTATGAAGGTGAATTTGACGCTGAAATCCAAATTAATGGTCCTGAGGGCTTTGATTACACAGCGAATTTCAATTATGCACGAGTTCAAATTGAATAA
- the glmM gene encoding phosphoglucosamine mutase: MGKYFGTDGVRGIANKDLTPELAFKVGRYGGYVLTKMSDSQPKVLIGRDTRISGHMLEGALIAGLMSIGAEVMRIGVISTPGVAYLSKAIEAHAGVMISASHNPVEDNGIKFFGPDGFKLTDEQEAEIEELMDREEDDLPRPIGEEIGQVNDYFEGGQKYLQYLKQTIDFDFEDMHIALDCAHGATSSLAPHLFADLEADITTIGTSPDGLNINNQVGSTHPEALREVVLEKEADVGLAFDGDGDRLIAIDEKGNIIDGDKIMYICGKYLMETGRLKQNTVVSTVMSNIGLYKALENHDISSVKTAVGDRYVMEEMRKNDYNLGGEQSGHIIFLDYTTTGDGMLSALQLVNVMKDTGKPLSELAAEMEKFPQELKNIKVVDKHQIHTNQRIQEEIQKVEDILGDDGRVLVRPSGTEPLVRVMVEAPTREDCETYVEQVSAVVQQQLGMKEE, encoded by the coding sequence ATGGGAAAGTATTTTGGTACGGATGGTGTCAGAGGCATAGCAAATAAAGACTTAACACCAGAGCTGGCTTTTAAAGTTGGCCGCTATGGCGGATATGTATTAACAAAAATGAGCGACAGTCAGCCAAAGGTGTTAATTGGTCGTGACACCCGTATCTCCGGTCATATGCTGGAAGGAGCTCTTATAGCCGGATTGATGTCTATTGGAGCTGAAGTGATGCGTATTGGCGTAATCTCGACTCCTGGAGTTGCCTATTTATCCAAAGCAATAGAAGCACATGCGGGAGTGATGATCTCCGCTTCCCATAATCCTGTTGAGGATAACGGAATTAAGTTTTTTGGACCTGATGGGTTTAAGCTGACGGATGAGCAGGAAGCTGAAATTGAAGAACTCATGGACCGTGAGGAGGATGATCTTCCTCGTCCTATCGGTGAAGAAATCGGACAGGTGAATGATTATTTTGAAGGTGGTCAGAAGTATCTTCAGTATTTGAAACAGACCATAGACTTTGATTTTGAGGATATGCATATAGCTCTGGATTGTGCACATGGTGCGACATCCTCCCTTGCTCCTCATTTATTTGCGGACCTTGAAGCTGACATTACAACAATTGGGACCTCACCAGATGGTTTAAATATTAATAATCAAGTAGGTTCCACCCATCCTGAAGCATTACGGGAGGTTGTTCTGGAAAAAGAAGCAGATGTAGGTCTGGCCTTCGATGGAGATGGGGACAGACTTATTGCGATTGATGAAAAGGGAAATATTATTGATGGCGACAAAATTATGTATATATGCGGAAAATACTTAATGGAAACCGGGCGTCTTAAGCAAAATACGGTAGTCTCTACAGTAATGAGTAATATAGGTCTCTATAAAGCTTTAGAGAACCATGATATTTCCAGTGTGAAAACAGCTGTCGGTGACCGTTATGTAATGGAAGAAATGAGGAAGAATGATTACAATCTTGGCGGTGAGCAATCAGGTCACATCATTTTTCTTGATTATACGACAACCGGTGATGGAATGCTTTCTGCCCTGCAATTAGTAAATGTGATGAAGGATACCGGGAAGCCTTTATCGGAATTAGCGGCGGAAATGGAGAAATTTCCACAGGAATTAAAAAATATAAAAGTGGTTGATAAACATCAGATCCACACCAATCAGCGAATTCAGGAAGAGATTCAAAAGGTAGAGGACATTCTTGGAGACGACGGTCGTGTACTTGTTCGTCCATCAGGTACAGAGCCTCTCGTTCGTGTCATGGTGGAAGCACCGACAAGGGAAGATTGTGAAACGTATGTGGAACAAGTATCAGCTGTTGTTCAGCAGCAATTAGGAATGAAGGAAGAATAG
- the glmS gene encoding glutamine--fructose-6-phosphate transaminase (isomerizing), protein MCGIVGYIGQQDTKDILLNGLQKLEYRGYDSAGISVLNENGVHQFKVKGRIAALREEVDENVHATMGIGHTRWATHGAPSVENAHPHQSVSGRFTLVHNGVIENYTALRGEYLQDVQLQSETDTEVIVQLIEKLSEQYDRVEVAFREAVRLLDGSYAIALMDERNPDQIYVAKNKSPLLVGLGKDGFNVVSSDSLAMLQVTDRFLELMDKEVVMVKRDKVTIQDLDGNEVNREPFTAEIDASDIEKGTYPHFMLKEIDEQPLVIRKIVQEYRNEQDEIKLDSDIRQAMLDTDRVYIIAAGTSYHAGLVGKQMIEKLANVPVEVHVASEFSYNMPLLSEKPLFIFISQSGETADSRSVLVQVKEMGHPALTVTNVPGSTLSREADYTLHLHAGPEIAVASTKAYTAQISVLAILAVDTAKAKGIDLDFDPLQELAIVSSAMETLCDQKEEIEKIVSEFLETTRNAFFIGRGIDYFVGQEGALKLKEISYIQAEGFAGGELKHGTIALIEDGTPVIALATQENVNYSIRANVQEVVARGANACIISMEGLDEDDDTFVVPKVHELLTPLVSVVPMQLIAYYAALHRDCDVDKPRNLAKSVTVE, encoded by the coding sequence ATGTGTGGAATTGTAGGATATATCGGACAGCAGGACACAAAGGATATTCTTTTAAATGGATTGCAGAAGCTTGAATACCGCGGCTATGACTCAGCCGGGATTTCGGTATTAAATGAAAATGGAGTTCATCAGTTTAAAGTAAAAGGAAGAATTGCCGCGTTACGTGAAGAAGTCGATGAAAACGTTCATGCAACAATGGGAATCGGTCATACAAGATGGGCCACACACGGAGCGCCAAGTGTGGAAAATGCTCATCCACATCAGAGTGTGTCTGGCCGTTTTACCCTTGTGCATAATGGTGTCATTGAAAATTACACAGCATTACGTGGAGAATACCTGCAGGATGTCCAATTACAGAGTGAAACGGATACAGAGGTAATCGTTCAGTTAATCGAAAAGCTTAGTGAGCAATATGATCGTGTAGAAGTAGCATTCCGTGAAGCGGTACGTTTACTTGACGGGTCTTACGCAATTGCCCTGATGGATGAAAGGAATCCAGACCAGATTTATGTAGCCAAAAATAAGAGTCCTTTACTAGTTGGTCTTGGTAAAGATGGATTCAACGTTGTATCCAGTGACTCTTTAGCTATGCTGCAGGTAACGGATCGGTTTTTGGAGCTTATGGATAAAGAAGTGGTCATGGTGAAACGTGACAAGGTAACCATTCAGGATTTGGATGGTAATGAAGTGAACAGAGAACCATTTACGGCTGAAATTGATGCCAGTGATATTGAAAAGGGTACCTACCCGCACTTTATGCTTAAGGAAATTGACGAACAGCCTCTTGTAATTCGTAAAATTGTTCAGGAATATCGTAATGAACAGGATGAGATTAAGCTCGATTCTGACATTCGTCAGGCTATGCTGGATACGGATCGTGTCTATATTATTGCTGCAGGAACAAGTTACCATGCCGGACTTGTAGGAAAACAAATGATTGAAAAACTGGCCAACGTCCCTGTTGAGGTTCATGTAGCGAGTGAATTTTCCTATAATATGCCGTTATTAAGTGAAAAACCACTGTTTATCTTTATTTCTCAAAGTGGGGAAACAGCTGATAGTCGTTCGGTGCTTGTTCAGGTAAAAGAGATGGGTCATCCAGCCCTTACTGTTACGAATGTTCCGGGATCAACCCTTTCTCGTGAAGCGGATTATACCCTTCATCTTCATGCAGGACCGGAAATTGCGGTAGCTTCAACAAAGGCTTATACCGCTCAAATTTCCGTCTTAGCGATCCTTGCTGTGGATACAGCGAAGGCAAAAGGCATCGACCTTGATTTCGATCCACTGCAGGAGCTTGCGATTGTTTCCTCTGCTATGGAAACCCTGTGTGATCAGAAGGAAGAAATCGAAAAGATTGTTTCGGAATTCTTAGAAACAACCCGAAATGCATTCTTTATTGGCCGGGGCATTGATTATTTTGTCGGCCAGGAAGGCGCATTGAAGCTTAAAGAGATCTCCTATATTCAAGCGGAGGGCTTTGCTGGTGGAGAGTTAAAACATGGAACCATTGCTTTAATTGAAGATGGAACTCCGGTTATTGCTCTTGCCACTCAGGAAAATGTAAATTACTCCATCCGTGCCAATGTGCAGGAGGTTGTTGCACGTGGAGCCAATGCCTGCATCATTAGTATGGAAGGATTGGATGAGGACGACGATACATTTGTGGTTCCAAAAGTGCATGAACTGCTTACCCCTCTTGTTTCGGTCGTCCCTATGCAACTGATTGCTTACTATGCGGCCCTTCATCGTGATTGTGACGTGGATAAACCACGGAATTTGGCTAAAAGTGTAACAGTGGAGTAA
- a CDS encoding nucleotidyltransferase domain-containing protein, with protein MISENWKELIKETLEDRLQPAFMIVFGSYAKDSARDDSDLDLAYYSNQFLTSYERFLLMEELAEKCKVNVDLVDLKIADTVFAAQIFTTGEPIYVADKNVFVKERMKSLSMYARLNEQRAEILQGIRERGNIFG; from the coding sequence ATGATATCTGAGAATTGGAAAGAACTGATTAAAGAAACCCTGGAAGACCGCTTGCAGCCGGCATTTATGATTGTATTTGGTTCTTATGCCAAGGACTCAGCCCGTGATGATAGTGATCTTGATCTTGCTTACTATTCAAATCAATTCCTTACTAGTTATGAACGATTTTTGCTAATGGAAGAGCTTGCAGAAAAATGTAAGGTTAATGTGGATCTTGTAGATTTAAAAATTGCCGACACTGTCTTTGCTGCACAAATATTTACAACCGGTGAACCGATTTATGTTGCGGATAAAAATGTATTCGTTAAGGAACGAATGAAAAGTCTTTCCATGTATGCGCGATTAAATGAACAACGTGCAGAAATTTTACAAGGAATCAGGGAAAGGGGGAATATTTTTGGTTAG
- a CDS encoding DUF86 domain-containing protein → MVSDVVLNKAETIERCIKRIVDVYSDNPDNLNDFTKQDSIILNIQRACEASIDLAMHMVSERKLGLPKSSRDAFKMLEEENIIDKKLAKSLKSMVGFRNIAVHDYQAIKLDILQAIIEKHLHDFKDYTRIILSFK, encoded by the coding sequence TTGGTTAGTGACGTAGTATTAAATAAAGCGGAAACCATTGAAAGGTGTATAAAGCGTATCGTCGATGTTTACAGTGATAATCCGGACAATTTAAATGATTTTACGAAACAAGACAGTATCATTTTAAATATCCAGCGCGCCTGTGAGGCAAGTATTGATTTAGCTATGCATATGGTTAGTGAAAGGAAACTTGGGCTGCCGAAGTCCAGTCGTGATGCATTTAAAATGTTAGAAGAAGAAAATATTATAGATAAAAAATTAGCAAAATCATTGAAGAGTATGGTAGGCTTTCGTAATATCGCAGTTCATGATTACCAGGCGATTAAACTTGATATTTTGCAGGCAATTATTGAGAAGCATTTACATGATTTTAAGGATTATACCAGGATTATCTTAAGTTTTAAATAA
- a CDS encoding glycine betaine ABC transporter substrate-binding protein: MMFLAACGGDSNEEDNSNSSDDKNSGETTEGPAIGQKELTQPYVAWARETVSTHMLGALLEMVGYNVELSQVEAGPMWSSVAEGSADFHTSAWLPATHASYWEEYQGDIVKVKQVLDKAPLALTVPSYMEDVNSIKDLKGNEELGESVDWEIIGIDPGAGIMQNTQQVIKEYGLENWSLTTSSEAAMLAELQSAIENEEPIIVPLWKPHWAFGTMDLKMLEDPKEIYGGDGDQVYTVARKGLKEDAPRAYKVMEQYNENYEMLEEMMPKVHKDGQDPADVVKEFIENNPDKVDEWLKGIPRE; encoded by the coding sequence ATGATGTTTCTAGCTGCATGCGGCGGAGATAGTAATGAGGAGGACAATAGCAACTCCTCAGACGATAAAAATTCAGGAGAAACAACGGAAGGACCTGCAATCGGTCAAAAGGAATTAACGCAGCCATATGTGGCATGGGCCAGAGAAACCGTTAGTACACACATGCTTGGTGCATTGCTTGAGATGGTCGGCTATAATGTAGAACTGTCACAAGTAGAAGCTGGTCCGATGTGGTCCAGTGTTGCGGAGGGTTCAGCAGATTTCCACACATCTGCATGGCTCCCGGCCACTCACGCTTCTTACTGGGAAGAATACCAGGGTGATATTGTGAAAGTAAAGCAGGTCCTTGATAAGGCCCCATTAGCTTTAACTGTTCCTAGCTACATGGAAGATGTAAATTCAATAAAGGACCTAAAAGGCAATGAAGAACTTGGGGAATCCGTCGATTGGGAGATCATCGGGATAGACCCTGGTGCCGGCATCATGCAAAATACTCAGCAAGTAATTAAAGAATACGGTTTAGAAAATTGGAGTCTGACAACAAGCTCTGAAGCAGCCATGCTTGCTGAGCTGCAATCAGCTATTGAAAACGAGGAGCCTATTATTGTACCTCTTTGGAAACCACACTGGGCTTTCGGAACCATGGATCTGAAAATGCTTGAAGATCCAAAAGAAATCTATGGCGGTGACGGTGACCAGGTTTACACGGTTGCCCGTAAAGGATTAAAAGAAGATGCCCCAAGAGCGTACAAAGTAATGGAACAATATAATGAAAACTATGAGATGCTGGAGGAAATGATGCCTAAAGTTCATAAGGACGGTCAGGACCCAGCTGATGTTGTTAAGGAATTTATTGAAAATAACCCTGACAAAGTAGATGAATGGCTGAAAGGGATACCAAGGGAATAG
- a CDS encoding TetR/AcrR family transcriptional regulator, whose product MSRSVKKEALLEVAERLFYEHGFRGVGLKQIINEANVATMTLYNHFGSKDNLVEEVLKQREARYWSYLDSYVEMDSDSPFILAVEAHCRWLKEQSYQGDMFLRAIEDYAGTDNEIESIARGHKARLLQYFQRLAKKKGKDNKREIAYQLTLLLEGTTSMTTLIGAEKATEHSIAMARTIVRHTS is encoded by the coding sequence ATGAGTCGATCTGTAAAAAAAGAAGCACTGCTTGAAGTAGCTGAACGGCTATTCTATGAGCATGGATTTCGTGGTGTAGGTTTAAAGCAAATTATTAATGAAGCGAATGTTGCGACGATGACCCTTTATAACCATTTTGGTTCCAAGGACAATCTGGTTGAGGAAGTACTTAAGCAGCGGGAGGCACGCTATTGGTCCTATTTGGATTCGTACGTGGAAATGGATTCAGATTCACCTTTTATTCTTGCTGTTGAAGCGCATTGCCGCTGGCTAAAGGAACAATCCTACCAGGGGGATATGTTTTTAAGGGCGATAGAAGATTATGCTGGAACGGATAATGAGATTGAAAGCATTGCAAGAGGTCATAAAGCTAGATTACTTCAATATTTTCAGCGGTTAGCTAAAAAGAAAGGTAAGGATAACAAACGGGAAATTGCTTATCAGCTTACATTGCTGCTTGAAGGAACCACATCTATGACCACACTAATTGGTGCAGAGAAAGCAACCGAACATTCGATTGCGATGGCCAGGACGATTGTCCGGCATACATCGTAA